The following are from one region of the Etheostoma spectabile isolate EspeVRDwgs_2016 chromosome 15, UIUC_Espe_1.0, whole genome shotgun sequence genome:
- the hexim1 gene encoding protein HEXIM1, translated as MMTEPMEQTHHLKTSGSPSGGSSGDALEHLPARNRGGPENGNRGRQRDQKRQQRAENCGGINTDKLWQMKGEQREVCPAFAAGNELIKCPIANQPNQKADGNHIAQGKNGEDRPLEETLNQVQEDSHIDSDTGFDARLGKKRHRRRTSRKKRNWKPYCQLSWDERKVLEEKETARASRVREEMFAKGLPVAPYNTTQFLMDEHDREEPDLNTETGVRRPSGVGNRMEDTGSEEDLCDNNNEEEDEDEGSGGGSDGIGRPGNAGGEFLQRDFSETYEMYHVESLQNMTKQELVQEYLELEKCMSRLEEENNRLRRAVEPGGLTAESSLVRLRELERELERLRAQNTELLLQNQPSNDRGQVATN; from the coding sequence ATGATGACAGAACCAATGGAGCAGACCCATCACCTGAAAACTTCAGGCAGCCCATCAGGTGGGAGCAGTGGGGACGCGTTGGAGCATCTCCCAGCCAGAAACCGTGGTGGACCAGAGAACGGCAACAGGGGGCGACAGAGAGACCAGAAGCGACAGCAGCGGGCGGAGAACTGTGGGGGTATCAACACAGACAAGTTATGGCAAATGAAAGGCGAACAGAGGGAGGTGTGCCCTGCCTTCGCAGCCGGAAACGAGCTCATAAAGTGCCCGATTGCAAATCAGCCTAACCAGAAAGCCGACGGTAATCACATTGCACAGGGGAAAAACGGCGAAGACAGACCACTGGAGGAAACTTTAAACCAGGTGCAAGAAGATAGTCACATCGACTCCGACACTGGTTTTGATGCGCGTCTGGGAAAGAAGAGACACAGGCGCAGGACATCCAGGAAGAAGCGCAACTGGAAGCCTTATTGCCAACTTTCTTGGGATGAGAGGAAAGTCCTGGAAGAGAAAGAGACGGCCAGGGCTTCACGGGTGAGGGAGGAGATGTTCGCCAAAGGGCTTCCAGTGGCCCCCTACAACACCACCCAGTTCCTGATGGACGAGCACGACCGAGAGGAGCCTGACCTCAACACCGAGACCGGGGTCAGGCGGCCCTCAGGGGTCGGTAACCGCATGGAGGACACGGGCAGCGAGGAGGACCTCTGCGACAACAACAacgaggaggaggacgaggatgaAGGCAGCGGAGGAGGTAGCGATGGTATCGGGAGACCTGGGAACGCAGGTGGGGAGTTTCTCCAGAGAGACTTTTCCGAGACCTACGAGATGTACCATGTCGAGAGCCTGCAGAACATGACCAAGCAGGAGCTGGTCCAGGAGTACCTGGAGCTGGAGAAGTGCATGTCCCGGCTGGAGGAGGAGAACAACCGGCTGAGGCGCGCCGTGGAGCCCGGGGGTCTGACCGCGGAGAGCTCCCTGGTCCGTCTCAGAGAGCTGGAGAGGGAACTGGAGAGACTGAGGGCCCAAAACACGGAGCTCCTTCTGCAGAACCAGCCGAGCAATGACAGGGGGCAAGTCGCTACCAACTAA